The sequence ATCTGAGGAACTGCTTGCCTGATCAAGTGGTTGTCCAGCGTATTGATGAAAGGCTATCTGCGCTTGGCAATTGTGTAGCTTGCAATGACCATGTCGCGCTTACACACCCTGACCTCGACAAGGTAAGCCTATCTTCGTATATCTCTCTAGTGATGTTTCTTGACTTAATGCTTTTCCCTATTGTCTCGAACTAAATATGCCTGCTGCTCAATTCTCCAGGCCACTGAGGAACTTATTGCAGATGTGCTTGGGGTTGAGGTGTTCCGGCAGACAATTGCAGGAAACATCCTTGTGGGAAGCTACTGTGCGATTACAAACAGGGGTGGCCTAGTATGTTTTTTCTACTTCATTTCTGTTCCATTCGATCTGTGTTTGTTACAAATGTTCTTTTTCTTATTGTACAACAATTGCGAAACAGGTCCATCCTCATACATCCATTGAAGATCTTGATGAGCTGTCCACGCTCCTGCAAGTCCCTCTTGTTGCTGGAACCGTGAACCGAGGCAGCGAGGTCATTGCTGCGGGCATGACAGTGAATGACTGGACTGCTTTCTGTGGCTCAGACACTACGGCTACTGAGCTATCGGTCATTGAGAGCGTCTTCAAGCTGAGAGAAGGGCAGCCTGCCGCGATTGTTGATGACATGAGGAAGTCTTTGATCGACAGTTATGTGTAAAAGACCAAAGTTagtgaatgtgtggttgtggGAGTATTAACTGTGCTAAAA is a genomic window of Oryza glaberrima chromosome 7, OglaRS2, whole genome shotgun sequence containing:
- the LOC127779432 gene encoding eukaryotic translation initiation factor 6-2 gives rise to the protein MATRIQFENNCEVGVFSKLTNAYCLVAIGGSENFYSAFESELADVIPVVKTSIGGTRIIGRLCVGNKNGLLLPHTTTDQELQHLRNCLPDQVVVQRIDERLSALGNCVACNDHVALTHPDLDKATEELIADVLGVEVFRQTIAGNILVGSYCAITNRGGLVHPHTSIEDLDELSTLLQVPLVAGTVNRGSEVIAAGMTVNDWTAFCGSDTTATELSVIESVFKLREGQPAAIVDDMRKSLIDSYV